A section of the Armatimonadia bacterium genome encodes:
- a CDS encoding HlyD family efflux transporter periplasmic adaptor subunit, giving the protein MVQPRRAWTLIASVTAFALAVSALAAQPKPANKPNSSQKPAAQVAAASNGVSKPAAPKVATPAIKSLPAIPASNLPRIERLLATPRARLTLHPSLSDPSQLVELSGRMGCSYSLRSIAAGVFEFLFPGAGLFHRGDPLFRLYDPAILADLTAAQQAMQEGSTTPLLIAGAPVRRGLVSAVPLGIGRVQVVGVPGDFPSPTLRASSPTLSRPAATSSRRASSAAPSPQPARPAAQPKRPARLRIAPASRATAGVDLKPYESAVDGAQADLAEAESASATRQQDYDAKKRLVDLGALAQRSLDESASRLQVAKNREQDARDRLGAARDRLAQEKERATRVAAEQRESDRVAATASGVEVIRGAQGGQGSNRGAENAVQVIRGLSGNRPTQLAAARPTATPRASTRTAQTASRRSTSSPVYRSLPGPPPSSGLQYRGTGTTMVSQTFGKTPEELNRLTQERWTEYHAPADGFVAQRLVKDGTLIQPGQELLRVINTQWARAYLTVAREDVEQFRPGTVVTVTFDDYPDVLFEGWINSLGRAPEADGYRAEILVFCREGYFGTDAFATLQWLALATPLQDSGDQVDPVEAVVEDTPEAHYTRDLNGPLSLVPRDIYALSVGLDQLKRSETEYQGQLQLVELSGPEGTSPSADSPSVRRLAALRKWREGFVEGMTRTIFDHNVVLTYPRSGEIRRAIEKMATAQVTHDPNFCARTMREALGWGLGDAHVWAELLPSRGYIARRDGLARPGDILVWPYTFPPRGSQHIGVAVQQNGRLMLLSNLNGRLGTSAIEGGYLAFYDPRQTGSGR; this is encoded by the coding sequence ATGGTCCAGCCCAGGCGCGCCTGGACGCTGATCGCGAGTGTGACCGCCTTTGCCCTCGCAGTCAGTGCCCTTGCCGCGCAGCCAAAACCAGCCAACAAACCTAACTCGTCGCAGAAGCCTGCCGCTCAGGTAGCTGCGGCGAGTAATGGTGTCTCCAAGCCGGCCGCACCGAAGGTGGCGACGCCCGCAATCAAGTCGCTGCCTGCGATCCCGGCCAGCAACCTACCGCGGATTGAGAGGCTCCTGGCCACTCCCCGTGCACGACTTACCCTCCACCCGTCGCTTTCCGATCCGAGCCAGCTCGTGGAGCTCTCCGGCCGGATGGGCTGCAGTTACAGCCTGCGGTCGATCGCTGCGGGCGTGTTCGAGTTCCTCTTCCCCGGCGCAGGGCTTTTCCACCGAGGCGACCCTCTGTTCCGGCTCTACGACCCGGCCATCCTGGCGGACCTGACGGCTGCTCAGCAGGCGATGCAGGAGGGCAGCACCACGCCGCTCTTGATTGCGGGAGCGCCGGTGCGACGAGGCCTGGTCTCGGCGGTGCCCCTGGGGATCGGTCGAGTTCAGGTCGTGGGCGTTCCGGGAGACTTCCCGTCGCCAACGCTGCGGGCTTCGTCACCGACCCTCAGCAGGCCGGCGGCTACGTCCAGCCGCCGTGCAAGCAGTGCAGCTCCCAGTCCTCAACCGGCGAGACCTGCGGCGCAGCCAAAGAGGCCTGCTCGTCTGAGGATCGCACCGGCGTCAAGAGCGACGGCCGGCGTCGACCTCAAACCTTACGAGTCGGCTGTAGACGGGGCGCAGGCGGACCTTGCGGAGGCCGAGAGCGCGTCGGCAACCAGGCAGCAGGACTACGACGCCAAGAAGCGGCTCGTCGACCTGGGTGCTCTGGCCCAGCGGTCGCTCGATGAGTCGGCCAGTCGGCTGCAGGTAGCCAAGAACCGTGAACAGGACGCACGCGACCGTCTCGGCGCCGCCAGGGACCGACTGGCGCAGGAGAAGGAGCGGGCTACCCGGGTTGCCGCTGAACAGCGCGAGAGTGACCGCGTGGCGGCAACAGCGTCCGGCGTTGAGGTGATTCGCGGGGCCCAGGGAGGGCAAGGCTCGAACCGGGGTGCGGAGAACGCGGTGCAGGTGATCCGCGGACTGTCCGGCAACCGGCCCACCCAGCTGGCTGCAGCGAGACCGACCGCGACGCCCCGAGCCTCGACGCGCACAGCCCAGACCGCCTCGCGGCGGTCAACTTCCTCGCCGGTGTACAGGTCTTTGCCCGGTCCGCCGCCTTCGAGCGGGCTGCAGTACCGCGGCACCGGCACGACGATGGTCTCGCAGACCTTCGGGAAGACCCCCGAGGAGCTGAACCGCCTTACCCAGGAGAGATGGACCGAGTACCATGCTCCGGCGGACGGGTTCGTTGCGCAGCGCCTCGTCAAAGACGGCACGCTCATCCAGCCCGGCCAGGAACTCCTGCGGGTGATCAATACCCAGTGGGCACGGGCCTACCTGACGGTCGCCCGGGAGGATGTAGAGCAGTTCCGCCCCGGCACAGTCGTCACGGTCACCTTTGATGACTATCCCGACGTGCTCTTCGAGGGCTGGATCAACTCGCTGGGCAGGGCGCCGGAAGCCGACGGCTACCGAGCGGAGATTCTGGTCTTCTGCCGCGAGGGCTACTTCGGGACCGACGCCTTCGCGACACTGCAATGGCTGGCGCTCGCGACTCCGCTCCAGGACAGCGGCGACCAGGTGGACCCGGTTGAGGCCGTGGTGGAGGACACGCCCGAGGCGCACTACACCCGTGACCTCAATGGGCCGCTGTCGCTCGTGCCGCGCGACATCTACGCGCTGAGTGTTGGGCTCGACCAGCTCAAGCGCTCGGAGACAGAGTACCAGGGCCAGTTGCAGCTCGTGGAGCTGTCCGGCCCCGAGGGTACCAGTCCGTCGGCCGACTCGCCCAGCGTCAGGCGCCTGGCAGCACTCAGGAAGTGGCGCGAGGGTTTCGTCGAGGGGATGACGCGCACGATCTTCGACCACAACGTGGTGCTCACCTATCCGAGGTCGGGCGAGATCCGTCGGGCGATTGAGAAGATGGCTACGGCGCAGGTCACGCATGACCCCAACTTCTGCGCACGAACCATGCGCGAGGCACTCGGCTGGGGTCTCGGCGACGCCCACGTGTGGGCCGAACTGCTACCCTCTCGCGGGTACATCGCTCGACGTGACGGCCTGGCGCGACCCGGCGATATCCTGGTGTGGCCCTACACCTTCCCGCCGCGGGGCAGTCAGCACATTGGAGTTGCAGTTCAGCAGAACGGGCGGCTGATGCTGCTGTCGAACCTGAACGGGCGTCTCGGAACCTCCGCGATCGAGGGCGGCTACCTCGCCTTCTACGATCCGCGACAGACGGGTTCCGGCCGGTAG
- a CDS encoding uroporphyrinogen decarboxylase family protein: MTSKERVMTALDFGQPDRVPLFDTYWPEWVSRWRTDLSLKPTTDPSEYYAVDIRIAAGDETLAPSRAEVLAQTPDTTLRRDGWGRVISETKGAYFSRQLEDDLLDPSRFADLPIDPPESESRYAHLDPVMEQWKQRYCVFAKVGGPFIRTCFLRGEANYLMDLAADPHLAAELALWMARHLTSIGLEELRRWDLYDTGIWVYDDMASLQGPMFSPRTAEKVLAPAWAYMIKAFRAAGARKIIFHSDGNLGPVLDLLVDLGFDGINPVEPRAGLRASELRARYGNRLALVGGICNSVILPAGDESALHRHVLDVLSAGKEGGLVLGSHSIGPDIAPAVYNEFIRFFYRHADYPLQLPAEEAV; this comes from the coding sequence ATGACAAGCAAAGAACGCGTGATGACGGCCCTGGACTTTGGCCAGCCCGACCGCGTGCCCCTATTCGACACCTACTGGCCGGAATGGGTCTCCCGCTGGCGTACAGACCTAAGCTTGAAGCCGACAACCGACCCCTCTGAGTACTACGCAGTCGATATCCGCATCGCCGCCGGTGACGAGACCCTCGCACCCTCACGAGCCGAGGTTCTTGCGCAGACCCCCGACACTACCCTCCGCCGCGACGGCTGGGGACGCGTGATCTCCGAGACGAAGGGCGCCTACTTCAGCCGACAGCTCGAAGACGACCTGCTCGATCCCTCTCGCTTCGCCGACCTGCCGATCGATCCCCCGGAGAGCGAGTCCCGCTACGCTCACCTCGACCCTGTCATGGAGCAGTGGAAGCAGCGCTACTGCGTCTTCGCCAAGGTCGGCGGGCCTTTCATACGCACCTGCTTCCTGCGCGGTGAAGCCAACTACCTGATGGACCTGGCGGCCGATCCGCACCTCGCTGCCGAGCTTGCGCTCTGGATGGCCCGGCATCTGACCTCCATCGGTCTTGAGGAGCTCCGCCGCTGGGACCTGTACGACACCGGGATCTGGGTCTACGACGACATGGCCTCCCTGCAGGGCCCCATGTTCTCTCCCCGGACCGCCGAGAAGGTGCTCGCCCCGGCCTGGGCCTACATGATCAAGGCCTTCCGCGCCGCCGGGGCCCGCAAGATCATCTTCCATAGCGACGGCAACCTTGGCCCCGTGCTGGACCTGCTCGTGGACCTTGGGTTCGACGGCATCAACCCGGTCGAACCCCGAGCGGGACTGCGGGCCAGTGAGCTGCGAGCCCGGTACGGCAATCGCCTTGCCCTCGTGGGCGGGATCTGCAACTCCGTCATCCTGCCTGCCGGTGACGAGTCGGCCCTGCACAGGCATGTCCTCGACGTGCTCTCGGCCGGCAAGGAGGGCGGTCTGGTGCTCGGCAGTCACAGCATCGGCCCCGACATCGCCCCGGCCGTCTACAACGAGTTCATCCGCTTCTTCTACAGGCACGCGGACTACCCGCTGCAGCTACCGGCAGAGGAAGCCGTCTGA
- a CDS encoding MBL fold metallo-hydrolase yields the protein MSITIQCLEVGQLMANCYIVGCDATKHGFIIDPGGDAKKIADAVTGYDLQIDCILNTHGHPDHIEANREVQQLVGGRLLVHEADRDAVENPPMHWLLIGMRPKPCKVDGTFAEGDELQVGNLSVKVWHTPGHSPGSCSFLLDKVVFTGDTLFAGGMGRTDFPGGSEAQIRASLKRLVTTLPGDTVVYPGHGPKTTISQEYCLWI from the coding sequence ATGAGCATCACGATTCAGTGCCTCGAAGTCGGCCAACTGATGGCCAACTGCTATATCGTCGGTTGTGACGCCACCAAGCACGGCTTCATCATCGATCCGGGCGGGGATGCCAAGAAGATCGCCGATGCCGTCACCGGCTACGACCTGCAGATCGACTGCATCCTCAACACCCACGGTCACCCCGACCACATCGAGGCCAACCGCGAGGTGCAGCAGCTGGTCGGCGGCCGTCTCCTGGTTCACGAGGCAGATCGCGACGCCGTCGAGAACCCGCCCATGCACTGGCTGCTCATCGGCATGCGCCCGAAGCCCTGCAAGGTCGACGGGACCTTCGCCGAAGGTGACGAACTGCAAGTCGGTAACCTGAGCGTCAAGGTCTGGCACACGCCGGGACACTCACCCGGTAGCTGCTCCTTCCTCCTCGACAAGGTGGTCTTCACCGGCGACACGCTCTTCGCCGGTGGCATGGGTCGCACCGACTTCCCCGGTGGAAGCGAGGCGCAGATCCGGGCCTCCCTGAAGCGCCTTGTGACCACCCTTCCCGGTGACACCGTGGTCTATCCCGGCCACGGCCCCAAAACGACTATCTCCCAGGAGTACTGCCTCTGGATATGA
- a CDS encoding PQQ-binding-like beta-propeller repeat protein — MDYRERWQQRRRKEARRNYTTGAAILAVLVAVIGLVRMHRDGRPLWCSQFQQACPIYFTPSGNLLYCALPSGEAVALRLDNGRRAWKKVLLQPDSFGAPPAVSAPLVVLGDDGGRVTAYDAGSATPVWQFCAQGPVRSPLLISDGVVFFGSDGGQVHALELASGRELWRYEVGAPVNCGAVLCNGVLVVGAMDGSILGIDAGTGTRRWDFQVGASVMATPALISGQVIVGADNGTVYQLDPMTGRSVAKADVPESGLIRSAPVVDASRVYVATTDGWLMAMERTALGRVWSRKLGREISAGPAIDDTYLYCATGEAEVLAIDKKTGRIRKRWDCPARVEGSLVALQGMIVASTADGQLIAFRTLP; from the coding sequence ATGGATTACCGTGAACGATGGCAGCAGCGACGTCGCAAGGAGGCCCGCCGGAACTACACGACGGGTGCTGCGATCCTGGCTGTTCTTGTGGCGGTCATCGGGTTGGTGCGAATGCACCGCGACGGGCGGCCGCTGTGGTGCTCGCAGTTTCAGCAGGCCTGCCCAATCTACTTCACGCCCTCCGGTAACCTGTTGTACTGCGCGCTCCCCTCTGGTGAGGCCGTGGCCTTGCGCCTCGACAACGGGAGACGGGCCTGGAAGAAGGTCCTGCTTCAGCCCGACAGTTTCGGCGCTCCTCCGGCGGTCAGTGCGCCGCTGGTGGTTCTGGGCGATGACGGCGGGCGAGTCACAGCCTACGACGCAGGGTCTGCGACTCCGGTGTGGCAGTTCTGCGCACAGGGACCGGTGCGGTCGCCACTCCTGATAAGCGACGGCGTGGTGTTCTTCGGCTCCGACGGCGGCCAGGTTCATGCCCTGGAACTGGCGAGTGGCCGCGAGCTGTGGCGCTATGAAGTGGGTGCCCCGGTGAACTGCGGCGCGGTCCTGTGCAACGGGGTGCTGGTCGTCGGCGCCATGGACGGCAGCATCCTGGGCATCGACGCCGGAACCGGGACACGTCGCTGGGACTTCCAGGTGGGAGCTTCGGTGATGGCGACCCCGGCGCTGATCAGCGGCCAGGTGATCGTGGGAGCCGACAATGGCACAGTCTACCAACTGGACCCGATGACGGGGCGGAGTGTCGCCAAGGCCGACGTGCCGGAGTCGGGGCTGATTCGGTCCGCGCCCGTGGTCGATGCTTCGCGGGTGTATGTGGCGACGACGGATGGCTGGCTGATGGCGATGGAGCGGACCGCCCTGGGTAGAGTGTGGTCGCGCAAGCTCGGACGCGAGATCTCCGCCGGCCCGGCGATCGACGACACGTATCTGTACTGCGCGACCGGCGAGGCGGAGGTGCTGGCCATCGACAAGAAGACCGGGCGGATCCGCAAGCGATGGGACTGCCCGGCCCGGGTGGAAGGGTCACTGGTGGCTCTGCAGGGGATGATCGTTGCTTCTACGGCCGACGGCCAACTGATCGCCTTCCGAACTTTGCCCTAA
- a CDS encoding sugar kinase, protein MRANEILSIGELIVEIMRKEVDVPLDQAGDFVGPFPSGAPAIFADQAARLGHTVGFLGACGKDGFGDCLVNRFQADGVDASAVVRVEGLATGCAFVTYFADGERMFIFHIANSAAGQLPDPTADQFQGVKWLHVCGSTLSAGEEMRRKCYLACELTKAAGGKVSFDPNLRPELLGGEEALRKVCKPVMDCANLVLPSSSEAEILTGVDGADAACKALLDRGAEVVALKRGSAGCTLYASGEMVEVAAFKVDAVDPTGAGDCFDAGCVVGLLEGLPLEKVGRLANACGGLGATRKGPMEGASFRQDVDRFMAQQ, encoded by the coding sequence ATGCGAGCCAACGAAATCCTGTCGATTGGTGAGTTGATTGTCGAGATCATGCGCAAGGAGGTCGACGTACCTCTGGATCAGGCCGGGGACTTCGTCGGCCCCTTCCCCAGCGGCGCTCCTGCCATCTTCGCCGACCAGGCAGCCCGGCTCGGGCACACCGTAGGCTTCCTCGGCGCCTGCGGCAAGGACGGCTTCGGCGATTGCCTCGTCAACCGCTTTCAGGCCGACGGTGTCGACGCCTCTGCCGTCGTGCGTGTTGAGGGTCTGGCGACCGGCTGCGCCTTCGTCACCTACTTCGCCGACGGCGAGCGCATGTTCATCTTCCACATCGCCAACAGTGCCGCGGGCCAACTGCCCGACCCGACTGCCGACCAGTTCCAGGGCGTCAAGTGGCTGCATGTCTGCGGCTCCACCCTGTCGGCGGGCGAAGAGATGCGGCGGAAATGCTACCTGGCCTGCGAGCTGACCAAGGCCGCCGGCGGGAAGGTCTCCTTCGATCCGAACCTGCGTCCCGAGCTTCTGGGTGGCGAGGAAGCGCTGCGCAAGGTCTGCAAGCCCGTCATGGACTGCGCGAACCTCGTGCTGCCCAGTTCCAGCGAAGCCGAGATCCTCACCGGCGTCGACGGCGCCGACGCGGCCTGCAAGGCGCTCCTGGATCGAGGTGCCGAGGTGGTTGCACTCAAGCGGGGCTCAGCGGGCTGCACCCTCTATGCATCGGGCGAAATGGTCGAGGTAGCGGCCTTCAAGGTCGATGCAGTGGATCCCACCGGTGCCGGGGACTGCTTTGATGCCGGCTGCGTCGTGGGTCTTCTGGAGGGGCTCCCGCTCGAGAAGGTCGGCCGACTTGCCAATGCCTGCGGTGGTCTCGGCGCTACCCGCAAGGGGCCGATGGAAGGAGCCTCCTTCCGACAAGACGTCGACCGCTTCATGGCGCAGCAGTGA
- a CDS encoding tetratricopeptide repeat protein: MSSNERIQRRKSLAKKRQAEIRRRIGDQLIQEGLLDQAIEQYERATELDGRNVAARVALADTYFANEMPAKAYRAYRKVLKTEPRHAECHFSLGEFFLSLGRARAALKAMSSAVSCDPERPYYAYRLGELFLLLGQHEDAEEQFLRAVDLSPEDPFYHFKLGEVRLRQGRRAEAARSYELACRHAPADDFYHVRLAVVYAVQGRNDEALRAFRRTVRIEPRNAAYRFLLAEQLSMMGLEQEAQRQYDYAGLLDEYDLDYVRRVRLRCGWSAEQGAPVADLGDEDLRGPSNGVLG, translated from the coding sequence ATGTCGTCCAACGAGCGAATCCAACGGCGCAAGAGCCTCGCCAAGAAGCGACAAGCGGAAATCCGTCGTCGCATCGGCGATCAACTGATTCAGGAAGGGCTGCTCGATCAGGCCATCGAGCAGTACGAGCGTGCCACTGAGCTCGATGGTCGCAACGTCGCAGCCCGGGTCGCCCTGGCGGATACCTACTTCGCCAACGAGATGCCGGCGAAGGCCTACCGCGCCTACCGCAAGGTACTCAAGACGGAGCCGCGTCACGCCGAGTGCCACTTCTCCCTGGGCGAGTTCTTCCTCTCCCTCGGACGGGCGAGGGCGGCCCTCAAGGCCATGTCGTCTGCTGTCTCCTGCGACCCCGAGCGCCCGTACTACGCCTACCGTCTCGGTGAGCTCTTCCTCCTCCTGGGGCAACACGAGGATGCCGAGGAGCAGTTCCTGCGTGCCGTCGACTTGTCTCCCGAGGACCCCTTCTACCACTTCAAGCTCGGAGAGGTCCGCTTGCGCCAGGGACGCAGGGCCGAGGCCGCACGAAGCTACGAACTCGCCTGCCGCCACGCACCGGCCGACGACTTCTATCACGTGCGACTGGCCGTTGTGTATGCCGTCCAGGGGCGCAATGACGAGGCCCTGCGAGCCTTCCGGCGCACCGTCCGCATCGAGCCGCGCAACGCCGCCTACAGGTTCCTGCTCGCCGAGCAGCTATCCATGATGGGCCTGGAGCAGGAAGCCCAGCGTCAGTACGACTACGCCGGACTGCTGGATGAGTACGACCTCGACTATGTGCGTCGCGTGCGCCTCCGCTGTGGCTGGAGCGCCGAGCAGGGGGCCCCGGTCGCCGACCTCGGCGATGAGGACCTTCGTGGGCCGTCAAACGGCGTCCTTGGCTAG
- a CDS encoding CAAX prenyl protease-related protein, with protein sequence MSGLQDPSGAPQTSAKPGQDRDVLAEALPYVVPYAAFGVLTMAADYLPETYRSAVYLVKVLVVGYLLWHYRRSYTEVSVRWSSALVVAALVGVLVIVAWLGLDPFYPQSSDEWRALQQTGLQHFEHADKLTGAFDPFAEGSLVPPPVALLFRLIGAVLLVPVFEELFWRSWLIRFLVKDNFAAVPIGRFTWLSFLATVAFFGLTHHEWLAALFCGAAFNLLLYWRRDLFTCIVAHAAANAALAAWVLLQGAWQFW encoded by the coding sequence GTGAGCGGGCTTCAGGACCCCTCCGGGGCCCCGCAGACCAGCGCGAAGCCCGGACAGGACCGCGATGTTCTGGCCGAGGCGCTGCCTTACGTGGTCCCCTACGCCGCCTTTGGGGTCCTGACGATGGCGGCCGACTACCTTCCCGAGACCTACCGCTCGGCGGTCTACCTCGTGAAGGTGCTCGTGGTCGGCTACCTGCTGTGGCACTACCGCCGCAGCTACACCGAGGTGTCTGTGCGCTGGTCGTCGGCACTGGTCGTCGCTGCCCTGGTGGGTGTGCTGGTCATCGTGGCCTGGCTCGGCCTCGACCCCTTCTACCCGCAATCAAGCGACGAGTGGAGGGCTCTCCAGCAGACAGGCCTGCAGCACTTCGAACATGCCGACAAGCTCACGGGTGCCTTCGATCCCTTTGCGGAGGGCTCCCTTGTGCCGCCGCCTGTGGCCCTGCTGTTCCGCCTCATCGGAGCTGTGCTGTTGGTGCCGGTCTTCGAGGAGCTGTTCTGGCGCAGTTGGCTGATTCGCTTCCTGGTGAAGGACAACTTCGCCGCGGTCCCGATTGGCCGATTCACCTGGCTGTCCTTTCTGGCCACCGTCGCCTTCTTCGGGCTGACCCATCATGAGTGGCTGGCCGCACTTTTCTGTGGCGCCGCCTTCAACCTGCTCTTGTACTGGCGGCGCGACCTGTTCACCTGCATCGTGGCCCATGCCGCTGCAAATGCCGCGCTCGCCGCCTGGGTGCTCTTGCAGGGAGCCTGGCAATTCTGGTAG
- a CDS encoding Gfo/Idh/MocA family oxidoreductase, translating into MAIPRIGVVGIGTFGINHLRCFRQLGYIGAAELVAAADLNEKLLDERSKEFNFTPYADYHEMLAKEKLDGITVVTPDPFHKDVVLAAAEAGVNVLCEKPLDVTVDGCQQMIDACEKAGILLMVDFHKRYDEYHIAMKQKIDAGDFGAIQYGYAHMEDRIEVPKDWFPGWAVKSSPAWFLGIHFYDLARYLIGSDGAEVWATGCKARLQSLGVDTWDSVSAKVTFKNGATVSFDTSWILPYEFEAVVNQGIRLVGTHGMLECDSQDRGTITCISKDAPGILSGKTAQAGMETHNKSFLRQKFDKQGREIWEGYGMDSIADFAYNLGVLLDGAKIADLSGYPTGQDGLEATKIAAGVHKSLETGGIVKL; encoded by the coding sequence ATGGCAATTCCACGCATCGGCGTTGTTGGCATCGGAACCTTCGGCATCAATCACCTGCGCTGCTTCCGGCAGCTCGGCTACATCGGTGCCGCTGAACTCGTCGCCGCCGCCGATCTGAACGAGAAGCTGCTTGACGAACGCTCCAAGGAGTTCAACTTCACTCCGTACGCCGACTACCATGAGATGCTGGCCAAGGAGAAGCTGGACGGCATCACCGTCGTCACGCCCGACCCCTTCCACAAGGACGTCGTCCTGGCCGCCGCTGAGGCTGGCGTGAACGTGCTCTGCGAGAAGCCCCTGGACGTCACCGTCGATGGCTGCCAGCAGATGATCGATGCCTGCGAGAAGGCCGGGATCCTGCTCATGGTCGACTTCCACAAGCGCTATGACGAGTACCACATCGCCATGAAGCAGAAGATCGACGCCGGCGACTTCGGCGCGATCCAGTACGGCTATGCGCACATGGAGGACCGCATCGAGGTGCCGAAAGACTGGTTCCCCGGCTGGGCGGTCAAGTCGTCCCCGGCCTGGTTCCTGGGCATCCACTTCTACGACCTGGCCCGCTACCTCATCGGCTCCGACGGCGCCGAAGTCTGGGCCACCGGCTGCAAGGCCCGGCTCCAGAGCCTCGGCGTAGACACCTGGGACAGCGTCAGCGCCAAGGTCACCTTCAAGAACGGCGCGACCGTCTCCTTCGACACCTCCTGGATCCTGCCCTACGAGTTCGAGGCCGTTGTGAACCAGGGCATCCGGCTGGTCGGCACTCACGGCATGCTCGAGTGCGACTCCCAGGATCGCGGCACGATCACCTGCATCTCCAAGGATGCTCCCGGCATCCTCTCCGGCAAGACGGCACAGGCCGGAATGGAGACCCACAACAAGAGCTTCCTGCGACAGAAGTTCGACAAACAGGGACGCGAAATCTGGGAAGGCTATGGTATGGACTCCATCGCCGACTTCGCATACAATCTTGGTGTCCTGCTGGACGGCGCCAAGATCGCCGATCTGAGCGGCTATCCGACCGGTCAGGACGGCCTCGAGGCCACCAAGATCGCTGCCGGTGTGCACAAGAGCCTGGAGACCGGCGGCATCGTCAAGCTCTAG
- the dtd gene encoding D-aminoacyl-tRNA deacylase translates to MRAVVQRVSEATLTIDDNRHASIGQGLVLLVGFGPTDTPQDLRWTADKIAGLRIFPDEEGKMNLSVLDIGGEVLVVPNFTLHGDCRKGRRPGFSNAAPPEVATGLFDDFCELLSAQVPSQCGVFGSHMHLALTNDGPITLLLDSTGAF, encoded by the coding sequence TTGCGCGCTGTGGTACAACGGGTGAGTGAGGCTACGCTCACCATCGATGACAATCGGCATGCCTCGATCGGCCAGGGGCTCGTCCTCTTGGTCGGCTTCGGACCGACGGACACGCCCCAGGACCTGCGCTGGACTGCCGACAAGATCGCCGGGCTGCGCATCTTCCCCGATGAGGAGGGTAAGATGAACCTGTCAGTGCTCGACATCGGCGGAGAAGTGCTGGTGGTCCCGAACTTCACCCTCCACGGCGACTGTCGCAAAGGTCGCAGGCCTGGCTTCTCGAACGCTGCGCCGCCGGAGGTCGCCACCGGCCTCTTCGACGACTTCTGCGAGTTGCTTTCAGCCCAGGTGCCCTCGCAGTGCGGCGTCTTCGGCTCACATATGCACCTTGCTCTGACCAACGACGGACCAATCACGTTGTTACTGGATTCCACAGGAGCCTTCTAG